A genomic segment from Lignipirellula cremea encodes:
- a CDS encoding glycosyltransferase: MSRSKPIEVSIIVPTYCEAENLPTLITRLGAAMIKADTPFEVIVVDDNSNDGTEQVCQELAADHPVKLIVRKKERGLSSAVIAGMRQAQGEKLLVMDADLSHPPEQAPDLINALNDPGVDMVIGSRYIDGGSTSEDWGVLRWINSKVATLLAWPFTKAKDPMAGFFALRRADFVASESRLDPIGYKIGLELLVKCGFSNVIEVPISFANRLKGESKLTLREQVNYLWHLKRLADFRYGKLSKLVQFSAVGASGMVIDVACFALLLALAPETIARAAAIWIAMTWNFALNREFTFSQSRSNPLWRQYAGFCSGCLVGAVVTWSVSLFLLTQDPWFASHAAVAATVGAVFGAGTNFMACFFVFREKPIAETSTSAAPVSRSVRAKTVADAEARVTRKAA; encoded by the coding sequence ATGAGCCGGTCCAAACCCATTGAGGTATCGATCATTGTTCCCACCTATTGCGAAGCGGAAAACCTGCCAACCCTGATCACCCGGCTTGGCGCCGCCATGATCAAGGCCGACACGCCGTTTGAAGTGATTGTGGTGGACGACAACAGCAACGACGGCACCGAACAGGTTTGCCAGGAGCTGGCCGCCGACCATCCCGTCAAACTAATCGTACGAAAAAAAGAACGCGGCCTGTCCAGCGCCGTGATCGCCGGCATGCGGCAAGCCCAGGGCGAGAAACTGCTGGTGATGGACGCCGATCTGTCCCATCCGCCCGAGCAGGCGCCCGACCTGATTAACGCCCTCAACGATCCGGGCGTCGATATGGTGATTGGCAGCCGCTATATCGACGGCGGATCCACCTCGGAAGACTGGGGCGTGTTGCGGTGGATCAACTCCAAGGTCGCCACCCTGCTGGCCTGGCCGTTCACCAAGGCCAAAGACCCGATGGCTGGCTTCTTTGCCCTGCGTCGCGCCGACTTTGTCGCCAGTGAATCGCGTCTGGACCCGATCGGCTATAAAATCGGGCTGGAACTGCTGGTAAAGTGCGGCTTCTCGAACGTGATCGAAGTCCCCATCTCCTTCGCGAATCGCCTCAAAGGGGAAAGCAAGCTCACCCTCCGCGAGCAGGTCAACTACCTTTGGCATTTGAAACGACTGGCTGACTTTCGCTACGGCAAACTCTCCAAGCTGGTGCAGTTCTCCGCAGTCGGCGCCTCGGGCATGGTGATCGACGTCGCCTGCTTTGCGCTGCTGCTGGCCTTAGCGCCGGAAACAATCGCCCGGGCGGCCGCAATCTGGATCGCCATGACCTGGAATTTCGCCCTGAATCGCGAGTTCACCTTTTCCCAGTCGCGCAGCAACCCGCTTTGGCGGCAATACGCCGGATTCTGCAGCGGCTGCCTGGTCGGCGCCGTAGTCACCTGGAGCGTGAGCCTGTTCCTGCTGACGCAGGATCCCTGGTTCGCATCCCATGCGGCTGTCGCAGCGACCGTCGGCGCGGTGTTTGGGGCCGGCACCAATTTCATGGCCTGCTTCTTCGTGTTTCGCGAAAAGCCGATCGCCGAAACATCGACGTCCGCGGCGCCGGTGTCCCGCAGCGTTCGGGCGAAAACTGTCGCCGACGCCGAAGCTCGCGTCACGCGCAAAGCCGCCTAG